The following proteins are co-located in the Imtechella halotolerans genome:
- a CDS encoding AraC family transcriptional regulator, translated as MKALPFKIPKTQHNAILFQEDSSTLFYDKLHQHEEIQISCIIKGEGTLLISDTVHPYKQGSVFVIGSWQPHVFRSIYRNGEISNMFSIFFSPSSFGETFFNLSELQKTHAFFEAATYGFQPTIRTDDLVSIFYKMQSASEYDRLILFLELIKLLSVNSKKLLTTGLFTQILSEHEGKRMSEIMDLILTNFHKKLSLEDAVTTANMTKTAFCKYFKNRTNRTFFDFLTEVRIHHAADTLLRYPDLPIQLIAEQCGFNNLSHFNRKFRHYKDTTPSAYRDSQGS; from the coding sequence ATGAAGGCGTTACCATTTAAAATACCAAAAACTCAGCATAATGCAATTCTTTTTCAGGAAGACTCCTCCACATTATTTTATGACAAACTTCATCAACATGAAGAAATACAAATTAGCTGTATTATAAAGGGAGAAGGCACCTTGTTAATAAGTGATACAGTTCATCCCTACAAACAAGGTAGTGTCTTTGTTATAGGGAGCTGGCAACCTCATGTTTTTAGAAGTATTTACAGAAATGGTGAAATATCTAACATGTTTTCCATTTTTTTTTCTCCTAGTTCATTTGGTGAAACCTTCTTTAATCTTTCTGAGTTACAAAAAACTCATGCGTTTTTTGAGGCTGCTACTTATGGCTTCCAACCAACAATCCGGACAGATGATCTAGTTTCCATTTTTTACAAAATGCAATCTGCTTCAGAATATGATCGGTTAATTCTTTTCCTTGAATTAATAAAACTATTGTCAGTTAATTCTAAAAAGCTTTTAACTACTGGCCTTTTCACTCAAATTTTGAGCGAACATGAAGGAAAACGTATGAGTGAAATTATGGATCTTATTCTAACTAACTTCCATAAGAAATTATCATTAGAAGACGCAGTTACTACTGCCAATATGACCAAAACTGCATTTTGTAAATACTTTAAAAACAGGACTAATCGTACTTTTTTTGACTTTTTAACTGAAGTCCGAATACATCATGCAGCCGATACATTACTCCGTTATCCTGATTTACCTATCCAGCTAATAGCGGAGCAATGCGGTTTTAACAACCTATCTCATTTTAACAGAAAATTTAGGCACTATAAAGACACCACTCCTTCTGCTTACAGAGATTCACAGGGTAGCTAA
- a CDS encoding dihydrodipicolinate synthase family protein: protein METIWKGVMPAVTTKFTADDLLDIKMFTHNIQAQLNAGVSGVVLGGTLGEASTLSLQEKSTLVKSAVEICNGKVPVILNIAEQSTKGAVQAVKQAEEDGASGLMVLPPMRYYATSRETVAYFSEIASNTNLPIMIYNNPVDYKIEITMEMFEELLKFSNIQAVKESTRDVTNVTRLINRFGNRLQILTGVDTIALESMLLGAHGWVAGLVCAFPLETVKLYQLATQGRIEEATQLYRWFMPLLELDITPQLVQNIKLAEVATGLGTEYVRAPRLSLEGEARSHVMKIIDEALASRPFISM, encoded by the coding sequence ATGGAAACTATTTGGAAAGGAGTAATGCCTGCAGTAACTACTAAATTTACTGCTGATGATCTATTAGATATTAAAATGTTTACGCATAACATTCAGGCACAACTGAATGCAGGTGTGTCCGGAGTAGTGCTCGGAGGTACTTTAGGTGAGGCAAGTACACTTTCCCTGCAAGAAAAGAGCACTTTGGTAAAATCTGCAGTTGAGATATGTAATGGTAAAGTACCTGTTATCTTAAATATTGCTGAGCAATCTACAAAGGGTGCAGTCCAAGCTGTAAAGCAAGCAGAGGAAGATGGAGCTAGTGGATTAATGGTACTTCCTCCAATGCGATATTACGCAACCTCAAGGGAAACTGTGGCGTATTTTTCTGAAATAGCCAGTAACACCAACCTTCCAATAATGATATATAACAACCCCGTTGATTACAAAATTGAAATAACAATGGAGATGTTTGAAGAGCTTCTAAAGTTTTCTAACATCCAGGCCGTTAAAGAATCAACTAGAGATGTTACCAACGTAACACGTTTAATTAATCGATTTGGTAATCGACTACAAATACTTACGGGTGTGGATACAATTGCCTTGGAAAGTATGCTACTTGGTGCTCATGGATGGGTGGCCGGTTTAGTCTGTGCTTTTCCTTTAGAGACGGTGAAACTCTATCAATTAGCAACTCAAGGTCGTATAGAAGAGGCTACTCAATTGTATAGGTGGTTTATGCCATTATTGGAGTTGGATATTACTCCCCAATTAGTGCAAAATATTAAATTGGCAGAAGTGGCGACAGGTTTGGGGACTGAATATGTAAGAGCACCACGATTATCATTAGAAGGAGAGGCCAGAAGCCATGTAATGAAAATAATTGATGAGGCACTCGCATCACGTCCTTTTATATCTATGTAA
- a CDS encoding DUF4230 domain-containing protein, translating to MEILLLVIFSLFSGAFAMYFVVKFYHKFQLKSNTEKQSVVLIEKIKKVCKLVVIEGEFAEIYDHRHDQGYFFGLLISKKKALVKVRAMVHIGFDLQKLKMNVHLASKTIILSSFPQPEVISLESDIEFYDVKDGFLNKFKPDDFSQVNKQAKQFVMDKIPESSLMGTARKEALETLQIIQGLVETIGWKLDISTIELPLNKTTELSQF from the coding sequence ATGGAAATATTGTTGTTGGTAATTTTTAGTTTGTTTTCGGGTGCTTTTGCTATGTATTTCGTGGTAAAGTTCTACCATAAGTTTCAATTAAAAAGTAATACTGAAAAGCAATCTGTGGTGTTGATTGAAAAAATTAAGAAGGTATGCAAGTTGGTTGTAATAGAGGGAGAATTTGCTGAAATATATGATCACAGGCATGATCAGGGATATTTTTTCGGATTACTAATCAGTAAAAAGAAGGCACTAGTAAAAGTTAGAGCAATGGTGCACATTGGGTTTGATTTACAAAAACTTAAAATGAATGTTCATCTGGCTTCAAAGACAATTATTTTATCATCGTTTCCTCAACCAGAGGTGATTAGTCTGGAAAGTGATATTGAGTTTTATGATGTAAAGGACGGCTTTTTGAATAAATTTAAGCCAGATGATTTTTCCCAGGTAAATAAACAGGCAAAGCAATTTGTTATGGATAAAATTCCTGAGAGCAGCTTAATGGGGACAGCTAGAAAGGAGGCTTTAGAAACACTGCAAATTATTCAAGGATTGGTAGAAACCATTGGTTGGAAATTAGATATTTCCACTATTGAATTACCTTTAAATAAAACAACAGAATTATCGCAATTTTAA
- a CDS encoding PhnA domain-containing protein, which yields MSVLNSLQERSKDTCELCGATENLMVYTVPPALHESVDNSLMACATCVHQINNPDATEVNHWRCLNDSMWSEAQSVKIVAWRMLTRLRSEGWPQDLLDMMYLDDEMLSLARATGEGEEAAPKHLDSNGAELTAGDSVVLIKDLDVKGSSLTAKRGTTVRNIRLDHTNQEYIEGKVDGQHIVILTKYVKKA from the coding sequence ATGTCTGTACTAAATAGCTTGCAAGAAAGAAGTAAAGATACCTGCGAATTATGTGGGGCAACGGAAAACCTTATGGTATACACAGTTCCTCCTGCGTTACATGAAAGTGTCGATAACAGTTTAATGGCATGTGCAACTTGTGTACATCAAATTAATAATCCTGATGCTACCGAGGTTAACCATTGGAGATGTCTAAATGATAGTATGTGGAGTGAAGCTCAGAGTGTTAAAATTGTAGCTTGGCGAATGCTTACTCGTTTACGGTCTGAAGGTTGGCCACAAGATTTATTAGATATGATGTATCTCGATGATGAAATGTTGTCATTGGCACGTGCTACTGGAGAAGGAGAAGAAGCTGCTCCGAAGCATCTAGATAGTAATGGAGCAGAATTAACTGCTGGAGATAGTGTTGTTTTAATTAAGGATCTGGATGTTAAAGGAAGTAGTCTTACAGCAAAGCGGGGTACAACAGTACGTAACATCCGATTGGATCATACGAATCAAGAGTATATTGAGGGTAAGGTAGATGGTCAACACATTGTAATCCTTACTAAATACGTTAAGAAGGCCTAA
- a CDS encoding BlaI/MecI/CopY family transcriptional regulator, which yields MKLSRAEEELMNYIWERKKAYMKDLLDAYPDPKPALTTIATLLKRMQEKHIITYKTHGKAREYYPLISKESYFGSHIKGLIKNFFNNSPAQFASFFTEETQLSERELESIREVIDAQLNHRK from the coding sequence ATGAAATTATCACGAGCCGAAGAAGAATTGATGAATTATATCTGGGAACGAAAAAAGGCCTACATGAAAGATTTATTAGATGCCTATCCTGATCCCAAACCTGCACTAACAACTATAGCTACACTATTAAAACGGATGCAAGAGAAACATATAATTACCTACAAAACACATGGAAAGGCGCGTGAATATTACCCCCTGATAAGTAAAGAGTCATATTTTGGGTCGCACATAAAAGGATTAATCAAAAACTTTTTCAATAATTCACCGGCACAGTTCGCCTCCTTTTTCACGGAAGAAACTCAACTATCAGAAAGAGAATTAGAATCGATTAGAGAAGTAATAGATGCACAATTAAATCATAGGAAATAA
- a CDS encoding MmcQ/YjbR family DNA-binding protein codes for MDIQQLYEICLQKKGVTEHFPFDQDTLVFKVMGKVFALTSLLGWEQGNPSINLKCNPEWAEELRITYDSVNPGYHMSKKYWNTIKLSNGEISNEFLLKLLDHSYDEVVKGLSKKLQQELATL; via the coding sequence ATGGATATTCAACAACTTTACGAAATCTGTTTACAGAAAAAGGGAGTAACAGAGCACTTTCCTTTTGATCAAGATACTTTAGTGTTCAAAGTAATGGGAAAAGTGTTTGCATTAACTTCTCTATTGGGCTGGGAGCAAGGAAATCCTTCAATAAATTTGAAATGCAATCCTGAATGGGCTGAAGAATTAAGAATTACCTATGACTCGGTCAATCCAGGATATCATATGAGTAAGAAATACTGGAACACAATCAAACTTTCTAATGGAGAGATTTCCAATGAATTTCTTTTAAAACTTTTAGATCACTCCTATGATGAGGTTGTTAAAGGACTTAGTAAAAAATTACAACAAGAATTAGCTACCCTGTGA
- a CDS encoding NAD(P)/FAD-dependent oxidoreductase, whose amino-acid sequence MSKHIVIVGGGIIGLSTAYYLQKEGCQVTVIDKTNMDAGASYVNAGYVSPSHIIPLAAPGVVAQGLKWMFNSSSPFYMKPRWDIDFFKWLWFFQKSANPNKVKYAIPIIKDITLFSRELYQDIYNSGDLGVFQWERKGILMMYKTDVAGEEEIHTSKLAKGEGLEVNELNLQQLKKIEPKVADSVKGAVHYECDVHTTPNEFMEKLKAYLIKNGVIIHINEEVVDFEIGMDSISQIITTKGTYYPDEVVLTAGAWSSEIVKKLRLRLSMQAGKGYRINVPSPTGINYPAILLEKRVAITPMNTFTRFAGTMELSGINHKIHKERVDAIATASESYYDNLHIPQAAKDDAQCGLRPVSPDGLPYIGKVAPYHNLYIGAGHAMMGWSMGPGTGKLISQLICKQPLAMNMEGFNPNRKF is encoded by the coding sequence ATGAGTAAACACATAGTTATTGTCGGTGGAGGAATTATTGGGCTTAGTACAGCCTATTACCTTCAGAAAGAAGGGTGTCAAGTGACTGTTATTGATAAAACAAATATGGATGCTGGAGCGTCATATGTTAATGCGGGATATGTGTCGCCTAGTCATATAATTCCATTAGCAGCTCCAGGAGTGGTTGCGCAAGGATTAAAGTGGATGTTTAATTCATCAAGTCCTTTTTATATGAAACCTCGATGGGATATAGATTTTTTTAAATGGTTGTGGTTTTTTCAAAAATCTGCTAATCCAAATAAAGTAAAGTATGCTATTCCCATAATTAAGGATATTACTTTATTTAGTAGAGAATTATATCAAGATATATACAATTCTGGAGATTTAGGGGTATTTCAATGGGAGCGAAAAGGAATTTTGATGATGTATAAAACGGATGTAGCGGGAGAAGAGGAAATTCATACCTCAAAGCTTGCAAAAGGAGAAGGCCTTGAAGTAAATGAATTAAATCTGCAACAATTAAAAAAGATTGAGCCTAAGGTAGCTGATTCCGTTAAAGGAGCTGTTCATTATGAATGTGATGTACACACTACGCCAAATGAATTCATGGAAAAATTAAAGGCATATTTAATTAAAAATGGAGTAATAATTCACATCAATGAAGAGGTGGTTGATTTTGAAATTGGCATGGATTCAATTTCTCAAATAATAACAACAAAAGGTACTTACTATCCAGATGAAGTAGTTTTAACTGCTGGGGCATGGAGCTCTGAAATTGTAAAGAAACTTAGGCTACGGTTATCTATGCAGGCAGGTAAAGGATATCGTATAAATGTTCCAAGTCCAACAGGTATTAATTATCCAGCAATTTTACTAGAAAAAAGAGTAGCAATTACTCCAATGAATACATTTACTCGTTTTGCGGGAACTATGGAGTTGTCAGGGATTAATCATAAAATTCACAAAGAACGTGTGGATGCAATAGCAACAGCTTCAGAGTCCTATTATGATAATTTACATATACCACAAGCAGCTAAGGATGATGCACAATGTGGTTTGAGGCCTGTTTCACCTGATGGTTTACCCTATATTGGAAAGGTAGCCCCGTACCATAATTTGTATATTGGTGCTGGTCATGCAATGATGGGGTGGAGCATGGGACCAGGCACAGGAAAACTTATTTCGCAGTTAATTTGTAAGCAACCTTTAGCAATGAATATGGAAGGATTTAACCCCAATAGAAAATTTTAA
- a CDS encoding aldehyde dehydrogenase (NADP(+)), with translation MITDNFIGNNRSSEGNKLFKTFNPVSNEMNPWEFVEATEAEVERAMVLASDAFLSYSKLDGKTKATFLRTIAKEIENLGDLLLNTYMAESGLPRGRAEGERTRTLFQLHSFADMLEEGSWVEATIDTALPLRQPVPKVDIRKCLMPIGPIVVFGSSNFPLAYSTAGGDTASALAAGCPVVVKSHPMHAGTGALVASAVIKSIELLGLPNGVFSNLNSSSIEIGKQLAIHPGVKGIGFTGSVKGGRTLYNLAAQRKEPIPVFAEMGSINPVVLFPEELKRQGDSWALTYADSMLLGVGQFCTNPGLFIAVKGKELDNFSQLLKKTLETNKAGTMLHPQIHANFTKGKEFMLQNVGVVPLVNISEGLLPQQAGQALLAVSGETFLKNPLLHHEVFGPFSIIVECNDNDQMLEVLANLEGQLTGTIIATQQELQNHMNIVQVLQQKVGRLIFNGVPTGVEVCPSMMHGGPYPASSDARFTAVGIHSVKRWVRPVSYQNWPDKLLPLAIQNDNSLSIERTVNNEKTRNSIL, from the coding sequence ATGATTACCGATAACTTTATAGGAAATAACCGTTCATCTGAGGGGAATAAATTGTTTAAAACATTTAATCCTGTAAGTAATGAAATGAATCCTTGGGAATTTGTAGAGGCGACAGAGGCTGAAGTAGAACGTGCCATGGTCTTGGCATCAGATGCATTTCTTAGCTACAGTAAATTGGATGGAAAAACCAAAGCCACCTTTTTAAGAACTATAGCCAAGGAAATTGAAAACCTTGGGGATTTACTACTAAACACATACATGGCAGAGTCAGGGCTACCTCGTGGACGTGCAGAAGGAGAGCGTACAAGGACCCTATTTCAACTACACAGTTTTGCAGATATGCTGGAAGAAGGTAGTTGGGTAGAGGCTACAATAGATACAGCCCTGCCTTTAAGGCAGCCAGTTCCAAAGGTGGATATACGTAAATGTCTAATGCCAATAGGTCCAATAGTTGTTTTTGGATCAAGTAACTTTCCTTTGGCATACTCCACAGCAGGAGGTGATACTGCTTCTGCATTAGCAGCAGGTTGCCCGGTGGTGGTGAAAAGCCATCCTATGCATGCTGGAACAGGTGCATTAGTAGCGTCTGCAGTTATTAAATCGATAGAATTATTAGGTTTACCCAATGGAGTTTTTTCCAACCTTAATAGTAGCAGTATTGAAATTGGTAAACAGCTAGCGATTCATCCAGGAGTAAAGGGAATTGGTTTTACGGGTAGTGTTAAGGGAGGTCGCACCCTATATAATTTGGCAGCCCAACGCAAGGAACCAATACCTGTATTTGCAGAGATGGGAAGTATAAATCCAGTCGTCTTATTTCCGGAGGAATTGAAGCGGCAAGGAGACAGTTGGGCTTTAACCTACGCAGATTCCATGCTCTTGGGAGTTGGACAGTTCTGTACTAATCCTGGATTATTTATTGCTGTCAAAGGGAAGGAATTGGATAATTTTTCTCAATTATTAAAGAAGACATTGGAGACTAATAAGGCTGGAACTATGTTGCATCCACAAATTCATGCTAATTTTACTAAAGGGAAGGAGTTTATGCTTCAAAATGTAGGTGTCGTCCCTTTAGTTAACATATCAGAAGGGCTATTGCCACAACAAGCTGGCCAAGCCTTATTAGCTGTTTCTGGAGAGACGTTTTTAAAGAATCCCTTATTGCATCATGAAGTTTTTGGACCATTTTCAATTATTGTGGAATGTAATGACAATGACCAAATGTTAGAAGTACTTGCTAATCTTGAGGGGCAACTTACAGGAACAATTATTGCAACTCAGCAAGAGTTGCAAAACCATATGAATATTGTGCAAGTACTACAGCAAAAGGTAGGCAGGCTTATTTTCAATGGAGTGCCGACTGGGGTTGAGGTTTGCCCTTCCATGATGCATGGTGGGCCTTATCCAGCAAGTTCGGATGCTCGTTTCACCGCAGTAGGGATTCACTCTGTAAAGAGATGGGTTCGTCCGGTTTCATATCAGAATTGGCCGGATAAGTTGTTACCATTGGCTATACAAAACGACAACTCACTTAGCATAGAGCGTACAGTGAACAATGAAAAAACAAGAAATTCTATTCTATAA
- a CDS encoding M56 family metallopeptidase, translated as MAIFLLKSIICLLVLTVFHKYILQHEAMHRFNRIYLLASIVVSFIIPIIPIEITKVSKIQEIALSSVSQTIPNTLTKGTSIQTENFNWELYLMIIYLLITSIVFIRFIRNLQSIYRKIKDNTQITYQGETLILMPEKTIPFSFLNYIFVSKNQFESGTFHEAVFIHERTHVKEKHSWDILFIEILLIFLWFHPGLYLTKKALKLTHEFIADSAVLRNTPLLLYQNLLLSFSSIRSIPLTSSLNESSILKRIKIMKKRTSTFTKWSKVLPLLPLFALLVYSLSYKVEAQAYTKSQLKKHDYIKTQSNYDLSISISAEGMIQNNNTKYSIEEFQKVIKLRKLKESFTTQITVNPETAMKHLADIKTMLRDHGATKIDIITYKKSIGMESKNETQKTDTEKRGTHVINGKTFFYITKNNLTQYYDTYGNPVTNEGLPIPTVIQFPSDFPDKIGC; from the coding sequence ATGGCCATATTTTTATTAAAATCAATCATCTGTTTACTAGTATTAACTGTATTCCATAAATACATCCTTCAACATGAAGCTATGCACCGCTTTAACCGAATATATCTATTGGCCTCCATTGTTGTTTCGTTTATAATTCCAATAATCCCAATAGAAATCACCAAAGTATCTAAAATTCAAGAAATAGCTCTGTCATCAGTATCCCAAACAATACCAAACACATTAACAAAAGGAACCAGTATCCAAACGGAAAACTTCAATTGGGAACTTTATTTAATGATTATTTATCTACTCATAACTTCAATTGTCTTTATAAGGTTCATTCGGAACTTACAATCTATATACAGAAAAATCAAAGACAATACACAAATTACATACCAAGGAGAAACTTTAATATTAATGCCTGAAAAAACAATTCCTTTCTCTTTTTTAAATTACATTTTTGTCTCTAAAAACCAATTTGAATCAGGAACTTTCCATGAAGCAGTTTTCATTCATGAACGAACTCATGTAAAGGAAAAACATAGTTGGGATATTCTTTTTATAGAAATTCTTCTTATTTTTCTATGGTTCCATCCTGGACTATATCTTACAAAAAAAGCACTAAAATTAACACATGAATTTATTGCAGACTCAGCCGTATTAAGGAATACACCTTTATTACTTTATCAAAACCTACTATTATCATTCTCATCAATACGAAGTATCCCCTTAACAAGTAGTCTTAATGAATCATCTATTTTAAAAAGAATAAAAATTATGAAAAAAAGAACCTCGACGTTTACCAAATGGAGTAAAGTCCTACCACTTTTACCTCTATTCGCTTTACTTGTATATTCACTTAGTTATAAAGTAGAAGCACAAGCTTATACCAAAAGTCAACTAAAAAAGCATGACTACATTAAAACTCAAAGCAATTACGACTTGAGTATCAGCATTAGTGCGGAAGGCATGATACAAAATAATAATACAAAATATTCCATTGAGGAGTTTCAAAAAGTAATTAAACTGCGGAAATTAAAAGAGTCATTTACTACGCAAATTACTGTGAATCCAGAAACGGCAATGAAACACCTGGCAGATATTAAAACAATGCTAAGAGATCATGGAGCCACAAAGATTGATATTATTACTTATAAGAAATCCATTGGAATGGAATCCAAAAACGAGACTCAAAAAACGGACACAGAAAAAAGAGGAACCCATGTCATAAATGGAAAAACATTTTTTTACATCACCAAAAACAACTTAACACAGTATTACGATACTTATGGAAATCCTGTCACAAATGAAGGCTTACCAATTCCAACTGTCATTCAATTCCCTTCGGATTTTCCTGATAAAATAGGTTGTTAA
- a CDS encoding 4-hydroxyproline epimerase, whose translation MARNTFFCIDAHTCGNPVRVVAGGAPFLEGKTMSEKRQFFLMHYDWIRKGLMFEPRGHDMMSGSMLYPPTNSENDFGILFIETSGCLPMCGHGTIGTITVAIEEGLITPKIPGRIRMEAPAGLVEIKYQQVGNKVTGVCLTNVPSYLAASGCKVNCPGMGELSFDVSYGGNFYAIIDPQQGFAGIQDYTASQLITMSAALRKEINERYPDNFVHPLDSTIRGVSHILWTGDTLSSDATARNAVFYGDKAIDRSPCGTGTSARMAQWYSNGKLKQGEDFIHESYIGSRFKGRIEKVTTLDNKEAIVPSIEGWAKVYGYNTIIIDSEDDPYAYGFQVI comes from the coding sequence ATGGCTCGGAATACCTTTTTCTGTATAGATGCACATACCTGTGGAAATCCAGTGAGAGTAGTTGCTGGAGGAGCTCCTTTTTTAGAAGGAAAAACAATGAGTGAAAAGCGACAGTTTTTTTTAATGCATTATGATTGGATCCGAAAAGGATTGATGTTTGAACCCAGGGGACATGACATGATGAGTGGAAGTATGCTTTATCCTCCTACTAATTCCGAGAATGATTTTGGAATTCTTTTTATAGAAACAAGTGGTTGTTTACCCATGTGTGGACATGGAACTATAGGAACAATTACGGTTGCTATAGAAGAAGGATTGATAACGCCTAAAATTCCTGGTCGAATTAGGATGGAAGCTCCTGCTGGTTTAGTAGAAATTAAGTATCAACAAGTAGGAAATAAGGTAACTGGTGTTTGTCTTACTAATGTCCCGTCTTATCTTGCAGCTTCTGGTTGTAAAGTTAATTGCCCTGGTATGGGTGAACTGTCATTTGATGTGTCCTACGGAGGTAACTTTTACGCTATCATTGATCCTCAGCAAGGTTTTGCAGGAATTCAAGATTATACAGCTTCTCAACTTATTACAATGAGTGCTGCCCTACGCAAAGAAATTAATGAAAGATATCCTGATAATTTCGTCCACCCACTGGATTCAACTATAAGGGGTGTGTCTCATATTTTGTGGACAGGTGATACATTGAGTTCGGATGCTACAGCTCGAAATGCAGTATTTTATGGTGATAAGGCTATTGATCGCTCTCCTTGTGGGACAGGAACTTCTGCACGAATGGCTCAATGGTACTCCAATGGAAAATTAAAGCAAGGAGAAGATTTCATACATGAGAGTTATATTGGAAGTCGATTCAAAGGACGTATTGAAAAAGTAACTACCTTAGACAATAAGGAGGCGATAGTTCCTAGCATAGAAGGTTGGGCCAAGGTATATGGATACAATACTATTATCATAGACTCTGAAGATGACCCTTACGCATATGGTTTTCAGGTAATTTAA
- a CDS encoding DUF4260 domain-containing protein, with product MKGIIKIEEASMLVLAIIAFSQMELSWWWFVGLFLTPDIGMFGYVFNSKVGAWSYNFFHLRGLAILLYLVGLWMDQWYVALGGIVLFGHIAFDRMLGYGLKFQDAFTNTHLGTIGKEKNR from the coding sequence ATGAAGGGAATAATAAAAATAGAAGAAGCTTCCATGCTAGTACTAGCCATTATTGCTTTTTCCCAAATGGAGTTAAGTTGGTGGTGGTTTGTAGGCTTATTTCTGACTCCAGATATTGGAATGTTTGGGTATGTGTTTAATTCAAAAGTTGGAGCATGGTCATATAACTTTTTTCATCTTAGAGGGTTGGCTATTCTTTTGTATCTTGTAGGATTATGGATGGATCAATGGTATGTTGCTTTAGGGGGGATTGTTTTGTTTGGTCATATCGCGTTTGATCGAATGTTGGGCTATGGACTTAAGTTTCAAGATGCCTTTACAAATACTCATTTGGGAACCATTGGGAAGGAAAAAAATCGATAA
- a CDS encoding DUF4407 domain-containing protein — protein MLQRFFWMCSGADTDILNQCPKSEQIKQAGIGGTVFFTAVMAFIAATYALFTIFNNLYYAIFFGIIWGLLIFNLDRFIVSTIKKRDHFYSELLQAIPRFLLAILIAIVISKPLELKIFEKEVNRVLLEEKNNLTLANKDLLAKQFAPEIERRTLEIAHLKNEVALKEQQVESLYQTFIEEAEGTSGTLKLGKGPVYQEKRQKHDTMLAELQELRTSNNIKIIEKEEELAALHKAYQIKVNETQPIIDNFDGLMARINALDKLPWLPSFFIFLLFLAIETAPIIAKLLSPKGIYDIRVQDEEESVISWTAQKATQRNILSATDAIINDKIYEDITQEEELYNYKRKKARELLQIQADAFYNQQRKTISEN, from the coding sequence ATGTTACAGCGTTTTTTCTGGATGTGCTCTGGGGCGGATACAGATATTTTAAATCAATGTCCCAAATCTGAACAAATAAAGCAAGCAGGTATAGGAGGTACTGTATTTTTTACTGCAGTTATGGCATTTATTGCAGCCACGTACGCCTTATTTACAATATTTAACAATTTATACTATGCTATATTTTTTGGAATTATATGGGGTTTACTAATATTTAATCTGGATAGATTTATTGTTTCTACCATTAAAAAAAGAGATCACTTTTATTCTGAATTACTGCAAGCAATTCCTAGATTTCTATTGGCTATATTAATCGCTATAGTTATCTCTAAGCCTCTTGAGTTAAAGATTTTCGAAAAGGAAGTAAACAGAGTACTTTTAGAGGAGAAAAATAATCTAACATTAGCTAACAAAGACTTACTAGCAAAACAATTTGCACCCGAAATTGAAAGGAGAACTTTAGAAATAGCGCATCTAAAAAATGAGGTGGCCTTGAAAGAGCAACAAGTTGAAAGTTTGTACCAAACATTTATTGAAGAAGCAGAAGGGACAAGTGGAACTTTAAAATTAGGAAAAGGTCCAGTATATCAAGAAAAAAGGCAAAAGCATGATACCATGTTAGCCGAGTTACAAGAACTAAGGACTTCAAATAACATAAAAATAATAGAAAAAGAAGAAGAATTAGCAGCTTTACATAAGGCCTACCAAATTAAAGTAAATGAAACCCAACCAATCATTGATAATTTTGATGGACTCATGGCAAGAATTAATGCATTAGACAAATTACCATGGCTTCCCTCTTTCTTCATCTTTTTACTATTCCTAGCAATTGAAACAGCACCCATTATTGCAAAATTACTTTCTCCAAAAGGAATCTACGATATACGAGTACAAGATGAAGAGGAATCCGTAATCTCTTGGACAGCTCAAAAAGCGACACAGCGAAATATACTAAGTGCCACAGATGCAATTATTAATGATAAAATATACGAAGATATAACCCAAGAAGAAGAATTATACAATTACAAACGCAAAAAAGCTAGAGAATTACTTCAAATTCAAGCTGATGCTTTCTATAACCAACAACGAAAAACCATATCAGAAAACTAA